A region from the Polyangiaceae bacterium genome encodes:
- a CDS encoding adenylate kinase: MRIVLVGPPASGKGTQANVLSEGYAVPKISTGDMLREAKAAGTALGKEAEKFMTAGKLVPDEVVIGLVDERLNAADAENGFILDGFPRTTAQAEALEGLLARRGTPLNAAIQIDVAKDLLVERATLRRIDKRTGQIYHLKYSPPPPDADLEQRADDREETVRRRLDEYDAMTAALLPFYEQRGLLRRVDGVGSPEEVTARIKQQLGK; this comes from the coding sequence ATCCGCATCGTGCTCGTCGGACCGCCGGCGAGCGGCAAGGGTACCCAGGCGAACGTCCTGTCCGAGGGCTACGCCGTTCCCAAAATCTCCACCGGGGACATGCTCCGTGAGGCCAAGGCCGCGGGAACCGCGCTGGGTAAAGAGGCCGAGAAGTTCATGACCGCCGGCAAGCTGGTGCCGGACGAGGTGGTGATTGGCCTGGTGGACGAGCGCCTGAACGCCGCCGACGCCGAAAATGGCTTTATTCTCGACGGTTTCCCCCGCACCACCGCCCAGGCCGAGGCGCTCGAGGGTTTGTTGGCTCGCCGCGGAACCCCCCTGAACGCCGCCATCCAGATCGACGTCGCGAAGGACCTGCTCGTGGAGCGGGCCACCCTCCGCCGCATCGATAAACGGACTGGACAAATCTACCATCTGAAGTACTCTCCGCCCCCCCCGGACGCCGACCTCGAACAGCGAGCCGACGACCGGGAAGAGACGGTGCGGCGTCGTCTCGACGAGTACGACGCAATGACGGCGGCGCTGCTGCCGTTCTACGAGCAGCGAGGGCTGCTCAGGCGAGTCGACGGCGTCGGCTCCCCGGAGGAGGTCACCGCCCGAATCAAGCAACAGCTCGGGAAGTGA
- the infA gene encoding translation initiation factor IF-1 (stimulates the activities of the other two initiation factors, IF-2 and IF-3) encodes MYRVRLDDGKTVRAGVSPSLRHSVVRLIAGSRVAVKLTSHDPNRGQIVKQM; translated from the coding sequence ATGTATCGGGTACGCCTCGACGACGGCAAGACGGTGCGAGCAGGAGTCTCGCCCAGCCTCCGCCACTCGGTAGTGAGGTTGATCGCCGGAAGCCGAGTCGCCGTGAAGCTCACGAGCCACGATCCAAACCGAGGTCAGATCGTCAAGCAGATGTAA
- the rpmJ gene encoding 50S ribosomal protein L36 produces MKVRPSVKKICDKCKVIKRKGVVRVICDNPRHKQRQG; encoded by the coding sequence ATGAAGGTTCGTCCCAGCGTCAAAAAGATTTGTGACAAGTGCAAGGTCATCAAGCGCAAAGGCGTCGTGCGCGTGATCTGCGACAACCCGCGCCATAAGCAGCGTCAGGGCTGA
- the rpsM gene encoding 30S ribosomal protein S13, whose translation MARIAGVDLPRRKQLVYALPYIYGIGDKTSRDICAKAGIPENKRVEELTDAEVKAIRDTIEANVKVEGDLRREIQQNIKRLMDLGCYRGLRHRKGLPVNGQRTHTNARTRKGPRKGAARR comes from the coding sequence ATGGCACGCATCGCAGGAGTGGATCTCCCCCGTCGCAAGCAGCTCGTCTACGCGCTGCCTTACATCTACGGAATCGGCGACAAGACCTCGCGAGACATCTGCGCGAAGGCCGGCATCCCCGAGAACAAGCGCGTCGAGGAGCTGACGGACGCGGAGGTCAAGGCCATCCGCGACACCATCGAGGCGAACGTCAAGGTGGAGGGCGATCTGCGTCGCGAGATCCAACAGAACATCAAGCGTCTGATGGACCTCGGTTGCTACCGCGGCCTCCGTCACCGCAAGGGCCTGCCGGTCAACGGGCAGCGCACCCACACCAACGCCCGCACCCGCAAGGGCCCGCGCAAGGGCGCGGCTCGTCGCTGA
- the rpsK gene encoding 30S ribosomal protein S11, with protein MANPKKRTQKKVVKKNIATGIAHIRSTFNNTIVTITDINGNVVSWASAGSRGFKGSRKSTPFAAQLAAEEAARRAQEHGMRSVAVFVKGPGAGRESALRAFQQTGFKVTLIRDVTPVPHNGCRPPKRRRV; from the coding sequence ATGGCGAATCCCAAGAAGCGCACTCAGAAGAAGGTCGTCAAAAAGAACATTGCGACCGGCATCGCGCACATCCGCTCGACCTTCAACAACACCATCGTGACCATCACCGACATCAACGGAAACGTGGTGTCGTGGGCCAGCGCTGGCTCGCGTGGCTTCAAGGGCTCGCGCAAGAGCACGCCGTTCGCGGCGCAGCTGGCAGCAGAAGAGGCGGCACGTCGCGCTCAGGAGCACGGTATGCGCTCCGTCGCCGTGTTCGTGAAGGGCCCCGGCGCGGGCCGTGAGAGCGCGCTGCGCGCATTCCAGCAGACCGGCTTCAAGGTCACCCTCATCCGGGACGTGACCCCGGTCCCGCACAACGGCTGCCGTCCGCCCAAGCGGCGTCGCGTCTAA
- the rpsD gene encoding 30S ribosomal protein S4, with protein sequence MARYLGPVCKLCRREGMKLYLKGERCYTEKCAVVRRPYPPGQHGQGRIKLSEYGLRLREKQKMRRIYGLLEKQFSGYYAQASGMKGRTGEEMLGLIERRLDNVVHRMGFASSRPQARQLVRHNHILVNGKRVNIPSFVVKPNDKIEIREKSKKIAFVAAALAASDNRQQSSWLDVDKDSMSGVFKGMPVRDELNEPMVREQYVVEYYSR encoded by the coding sequence ATGGCTCGGTATCTCGGACCCGTCTGCAAGCTCTGTCGCCGTGAAGGCATGAAGCTCTACCTGAAGGGAGAGCGCTGCTACACGGAGAAGTGCGCCGTCGTGCGCCGGCCCTATCCCCCGGGGCAGCATGGTCAGGGTCGCATCAAGCTCAGCGAGTACGGCCTGCGTCTGCGTGAGAAGCAGAAGATGCGCCGCATCTACGGTCTCCTCGAGAAGCAGTTCTCCGGGTACTACGCCCAGGCCTCCGGCATGAAGGGCCGGACCGGTGAAGAGATGCTCGGTCTCATCGAGCGTCGCTTGGACAACGTGGTTCACCGCATGGGCTTTGCCTCCAGCCGCCCGCAGGCGCGGCAGCTGGTGCGCCACAACCACATCCTGGTCAACGGCAAGCGGGTCAACATTCCGAGCTTCGTCGTGAAGCCGAACGACAAGATCGAGATCCGAGAGAAGAGCAAGAAGATCGCCTTCGTGGCGGCTGCCTTGGCCGCCTCGGACAATCGTCAGCAGTCGAGCTGGCTCGATGTCGACAAGGATTCGATGAGCGGCGTGTTCAAGGGCATGCCGGTGCGTGACGAGCTCAACGAGCCCATGGTTCGTGAGCAGTACGTCGTGGAGTACTACTCGCGGTAA
- a CDS encoding DNA-directed RNA polymerase subunit alpha, producing MVSQMMSRNWRDLIRPKAIHLEQESGTDFYGKFTCEPLERGFGITIGNSLRRVLLASLQGAAITAVRVEGALHEFTTIPDVLEDVTDIILNLKEVVFKAETPKTYTVRLEKEGPGLITAGDIKMVDGLAVLNPDHAVATLDKKGPLSMELTVNVGRGYVPAERNKSPTMPIGTIPIDALFSPIRKVNYTVQNARVGQQTDYDKLVLEVWTNGAVKPADAVAFAAKILKEQLAIWINFEETEETTYIAPGTEEEPLNENLFRSVDELELSVRSANCLQNANITLIGELVQKTEQDMLKTKNFGRKSLKEIKEILATMGLQLGMKFDSWPQMVERWKQQQAQA from the coding sequence ATGGTCAGTCAAATGATGAGCCGCAACTGGCGGGACCTGATCCGCCCCAAGGCGATCCACCTGGAGCAGGAGTCCGGCACGGACTTTTACGGCAAGTTCACCTGCGAGCCTCTCGAGCGCGGCTTCGGCATCACCATCGGCAACTCCCTGCGTCGCGTGCTGCTCGCATCGCTGCAGGGCGCCGCCATCACGGCAGTCCGCGTGGAAGGAGCTCTCCACGAGTTCACCACCATCCCCGACGTCCTCGAGGACGTCACGGACATCATCCTCAACCTCAAAGAGGTGGTGTTCAAGGCGGAGACGCCCAAGACCTACACGGTGCGCCTCGAGAAAGAGGGCCCGGGCCTCATCACCGCTGGTGACATCAAGATGGTGGACGGCCTCGCGGTGCTCAACCCCGATCACGCAGTGGCCACGCTGGACAAGAAGGGTCCGCTCAGCATGGAGCTGACGGTGAACGTGGGCCGCGGCTACGTTCCCGCGGAGCGCAACAAGAGCCCGACAATGCCGATCGGCACGATCCCGATCGACGCGCTGTTCTCGCCCATCCGCAAGGTGAACTACACCGTGCAGAATGCGCGCGTTGGCCAGCAGACGGACTACGACAAGCTGGTGCTCGAGGTGTGGACCAACGGCGCCGTGAAGCCCGCGGATGCCGTGGCCTTCGCCGCCAAGATCCTCAAGGAGCAGCTCGCGATCTGGATCAACTTCGAGGAGACCGAGGAGACGACCTACATCGCTCCCGGCACCGAAGAAGAGCCCCTCAACGAGAACCTGTTCCGCTCCGTCGACGAACTGGAGCTCAGCGTGCGTTCCGCGAACTGCCTGCAGAACGCGAACATCACGCTCATCGGCGAGCTGGTGCAGAAGACCGAGCAGGACATGCTCAAGACCAAGAACTTTGGCCGCAAGTCGCTCAAGGAGATCAAGGAGATCCTGGCGACCATGGGACTTCAGCTCGGCATGAAGTTCGACAGCTGGCCGCAGATGGTCGAGCGCTGGAAGCAGCAGCAGGCCCAGGCCTGA
- the rplQ gene encoding 50S ribosomal protein L17, giving the protein MRHRKAGRQFGRNTSHRRAMLRALTANLVAHERIETTDAKAKELKRVAERMITRARRLGAIAYTPNEELSVADRARRQAAVQQVSRFVRRFGVIQRDGEEKKIDLVEKVFVELAKRYATRPGGYTRIIKLGHRRGDNAPMAVVELVEANAAPEPAKKKAEKKAEAKSEEA; this is encoded by the coding sequence ATGCGTCACCGTAAAGCCGGCCGTCAGTTCGGCCGTAACACCAGCCACCGGCGCGCCATGCTGCGGGCGCTCACGGCAAACCTCGTCGCTCACGAGCGCATCGAGACCACGGACGCCAAGGCCAAGGAGCTCAAGCGGGTGGCGGAGCGCATGATCACCCGGGCACGTCGCTTGGGCGCCATCGCCTACACGCCGAACGAGGAGCTCAGCGTCGCGGATCGCGCGCGTCGGCAGGCTGCCGTTCAGCAGGTGTCGCGCTTCGTTCGTCGCTTCGGTGTGATCCAGCGAGACGGCGAAGAGAAGAAGATCGACCTGGTGGAGAAGGTGTTCGTGGAGCTGGCCAAGCGCTACGCGACGCGGCCGGGCGGCTACACGCGCATCATCAAGCTCGGTCATCGCCGCGGAGACAATGCTCCCATGGCGGTGGTGGAGCTGGTGGAGGCGAACGCCGCGCCGGAGCCCGCCAAGAAGAAGGCCGAGAAGAAGGCCGAAGCAAAGAGCGAAGAAGCCTGA
- a CDS encoding SUMF1/EgtB/PvdO family nonheme iron enzyme: MRSVTIVGLVSSAVVLAQGCSQGSPPPAPEAATASSAKTAAPVAQVAPKKHHHHKRRQGRPGPQAAVIKKPKPDTAPAAEPACPEDMALVSGDYCRAVEERCLEYAQDEKHGPDKNRCLKFEKPTRCVSKSPEPRQMRYCMDRYEYPNKEGELPMTLVSWSDAQRLCQAQDKRLCTESEFTFACEGEEMRPYAIGFERDATKCNIDKPYLTPKQHMLPQPRCQANASCAAEMKRIDGRRPIGENKECVSPFGIYDLNGNANEWVSEPWKQPPHRAAIKGGWWGPVRNRCRAITTAHDETYLGYEVGFRCCKDATPE, encoded by the coding sequence ATGCGATCCGTCACCATCGTGGGCCTCGTGAGCTCGGCGGTAGTGCTGGCTCAGGGCTGCAGTCAGGGTTCGCCGCCGCCGGCGCCGGAAGCAGCGACCGCGAGCTCGGCGAAGACAGCGGCACCCGTCGCGCAGGTCGCGCCCAAGAAGCACCACCATCACAAGCGGCGGCAGGGCCGCCCTGGCCCCCAGGCCGCGGTGATCAAGAAGCCCAAGCCCGACACGGCGCCTGCGGCGGAGCCCGCGTGCCCCGAGGACATGGCGTTGGTGAGTGGGGACTACTGCCGGGCGGTGGAAGAGCGCTGTCTCGAGTACGCGCAGGACGAGAAGCACGGCCCGGACAAGAACCGATGCCTGAAGTTCGAAAAGCCCACGCGTTGCGTGTCGAAGTCGCCGGAGCCGCGCCAGATGCGCTACTGCATGGACCGCTACGAGTACCCCAACAAAGAGGGGGAGCTGCCCATGACCCTGGTGAGCTGGTCCGATGCCCAGCGGCTGTGCCAGGCCCAGGACAAGCGCCTGTGCACCGAAAGCGAGTTCACCTTTGCTTGCGAGGGTGAGGAGATGCGGCCCTACGCCATCGGCTTCGAACGCGATGCCACGAAGTGCAACATCGACAAGCCCTATCTCACGCCCAAGCAGCACATGCTGCCCCAACCGCGCTGCCAGGCCAATGCGTCCTGCGCCGCGGAGATGAAGCGCATCGACGGTCGCCGCCCCATCGGCGAGAACAAGGAGTGCGTCTCGCCCTTCGGCATCTACGATCTGAACGGCAACGCCAACGAGTGGGTGAGCGAACCCTGGAAGCAGCCGCCTCACCGTGCGGCGATCAAGGGCGGATGGTGGGGACCGGTCCGCAATCGCTGCCGCGCCATCACCACGGCCCACGACGAGACGTATCTGGGCTACGAGGTCGGCTTCCGCTGCTGCAAGGACGCCACTCCGGAGTGA